One window from the genome of Candidatus Didemnitutus sp. encodes:
- a CDS encoding glycosyltransferase family 39 protein, with translation MTLYLAHSAVLVVLSTVTARRLVASWLDRALTVLLLLWGNIVATALLLSSCHRLGDPAWYFRTSLLIAIATWIAMRWVAPARESPDSDRPSPRLLFASAITLLPLIWVTVRVAATYAPNNFDSLTYHLPRAMYYLGQGNLAHFDTGNPRQIYFPLNYNLLQLFTLIYGPPLQALTFINVLTWLASGIAVYRIGRLAGLGANASLGSAWFALTATQTLGQASSTTNDLPTAAALLVALVFFLRWCDQRQTRHAILAGLAAGLGAGSKLTVVFFAPAAGLIALVALWRHARSRALPAFARGVQAWWLPAATAAVFAAPFALINLATKGEWITKTYDFTLNRPWSLACVWQTSRAFLVQLFLEPLHRFTFDLTVTSELNAWGVRTFFPHWNDAYAFSELYLFPPDLNEDHVFFGFAGPITLLAAVFCLVRFRRSPRAIVWCAALGLGWFATYFWLNKWSLYNQRYFVPAMLVLSPCLGAALESVWSDRERWRGWIRNGVAVLAGLALWLAAVYLFHNTSRPYAPLWAGEPPPPAWPALPPLMVQRLAAEPVVNVQSTAGNERIFLLMGQGRHQRFTSFHHTTPEAYNLFSEWGFVRKVAYTNIEQLSSCTVVPFAGKPTAGIEYLGTIGQGQPALDYYGLTAHPETKPASDSNRQVLVELHYGPREPNRYANLQIKVAGLNAPDHARLTVGVEYDDGTAAELARFDSTGEARATVTRGFKRFTFRLHDTGTGTLVGSMDMPHLAREESADVETPFDPYKIASDQFIVSAPQTRAALTGLGPLEGPFPQWDLPAIRWAKTPVVQITVPPHSQRSTIDLSFELCAQTRESVGIEVAFNGRTIKQYRWGGAGRWLIQDLHFQAIPGTTNTIEFRNVSLGREPDWLDYLDRYPDVKAYVQSQGIPPEQGAREHWENFGQKEGRELFLQRRLETLPADAPLYYMFRNLRVDALRSL, from the coding sequence ATGACGCTTTATCTCGCGCACTCCGCCGTTCTAGTCGTTCTGTCCACGGTGACGGCGCGCCGCCTCGTGGCGTCGTGGCTGGATCGAGCGCTGACGGTTCTGCTTCTCCTCTGGGGGAATATTGTGGCGACGGCCCTGCTGCTTTCCTCCTGCCATCGGCTCGGCGATCCAGCCTGGTATTTCCGCACCTCGCTCCTCATCGCGATTGCGACTTGGATCGCGATGCGATGGGTCGCTCCCGCGCGGGAGTCGCCGGACTCCGACCGTCCTTCCCCGCGACTGCTGTTCGCCAGCGCCATCACCCTCCTGCCGCTGATTTGGGTCACCGTGCGGGTCGCCGCCACCTACGCGCCCAATAATTTCGACTCGCTCACCTACCATCTCCCGCGAGCCATGTATTACCTGGGTCAGGGCAACCTGGCGCATTTCGATACTGGAAATCCACGGCAGATCTATTTCCCGCTAAACTACAACCTGCTCCAGCTCTTCACGCTGATCTACGGTCCGCCCCTGCAGGCTCTGACCTTCATCAACGTGCTCACTTGGCTCGCGAGTGGCATCGCCGTCTACCGCATCGGTCGCCTGGCGGGACTCGGCGCCAACGCGAGCCTCGGCTCTGCCTGGTTCGCGCTGACGGCGACGCAAACGCTCGGTCAAGCCTCCAGCACGACCAACGATCTCCCGACCGCAGCGGCCTTGCTCGTCGCCCTGGTTTTCTTTCTCCGCTGGTGCGACCAACGCCAGACCCGGCACGCCATCCTCGCCGGACTCGCTGCGGGATTGGGCGCCGGGTCCAAATTGACCGTCGTGTTCTTCGCCCCGGCAGCCGGCCTCATCGCCCTCGTCGCGCTCTGGCGGCACGCACGCAGTCGCGCCCTTCCTGCATTCGCCCGTGGCGTGCAGGCGTGGTGGCTCCCCGCCGCGACTGCCGCCGTTTTCGCTGCGCCCTTCGCGTTGATCAACCTCGCGACCAAGGGCGAGTGGATCACCAAGACCTACGACTTCACCCTCAACCGGCCGTGGTCGCTGGCCTGCGTTTGGCAAACCTCCCGCGCCTTCCTGGTGCAGCTTTTCCTGGAGCCGCTGCATCGCTTCACGTTCGACCTCACGGTGACCTCCGAACTCAACGCGTGGGGCGTGCGGACTTTCTTCCCGCACTGGAACGATGCCTACGCCTTCTCCGAGCTGTATCTTTTCCCGCCCGACCTGAACGAGGACCACGTCTTTTTCGGTTTCGCCGGTCCGATCACCCTCCTGGCGGCCGTTTTCTGCCTCGTGCGCTTTCGCCGCTCTCCCCGCGCAATCGTGTGGTGCGCCGCGCTCGGTTTGGGGTGGTTCGCCACTTACTTCTGGCTAAACAAATGGTCGCTCTACAACCAGCGATACTTCGTGCCCGCGATGCTCGTGCTCAGCCCGTGCCTCGGCGCCGCACTCGAGAGCGTCTGGTCCGACCGTGAGCGTTGGCGCGGCTGGATTCGCAACGGCGTGGCCGTCCTCGCCGGTCTCGCGCTCTGGCTCGCCGCCGTCTACCTGTTCCACAACACCAGCCGCCCCTACGCTCCCTTGTGGGCCGGCGAACCGCCGCCGCCCGCGTGGCCCGCGCTCCCACCGCTGATGGTGCAGCGCCTCGCGGCGGAGCCGGTGGTGAACGTGCAGTCCACCGCAGGCAACGAACGCATCTTCCTGCTCATGGGCCAGGGGCGCCACCAACGCTTCACCTCGTTTCACCACACCACGCCGGAGGCCTACAACTTGTTTTCGGAATGGGGGTTTGTCCGAAAAGTAGCCTACACGAACATCGAACAACTCTCCTCCTGCACCGTGGTGCCGTTCGCGGGCAAACCCACCGCCGGCATCGAGTATCTCGGCACGATCGGCCAGGGCCAGCCGGCACTGGACTACTACGGCCTGACCGCGCATCCCGAGACGAAACCGGCCAGCGATTCGAACCGCCAAGTGCTGGTCGAGCTGCACTACGGTCCTCGCGAACCCAATCGCTACGCCAACCTGCAAATCAAAGTCGCCGGACTCAATGCGCCCGACCACGCCCGGTTGACCGTCGGCGTGGAATACGATGACGGCACCGCCGCAGAGCTCGCTCGATTCGACTCCACCGGCGAAGCTCGCGCCACCGTAACCCGCGGATTCAAGCGCTTCACCTTTCGGCTGCACGACACGGGCACTGGCACCCTCGTCGGCAGCATGGACATGCCCCACCTCGCCCGGGAGGAGTCCGCCGACGTCGAAACCCCCTTCGATCCTTACAAGATCGCTTCGGATCAGTTCATTGTTTCGGCGCCGCAAACGCGCGCCGCTCTCACCGGCCTGGGCCCACTCGAGGGACCTTTCCCCCAATGGGATTTGCCGGCGATACGCTGGGCCAAGACCCCCGTCGTGCAGATCACCGTGCCCCCGCATTCACAACGCTCGACGATCGACCTCTCGTTCGAACTTTGCGCGCAGACCCGCGAAAGCGTCGGCATCGAAGTCGCGTTCAACGGCCGGACAATCAAACAATATCGCTGGGGCGGCGCAGGCCGCTGGCTGATCCAGGATCTGCACTTCCAAGCGATCCCCGGAACGACCAACACCATCGAATTCCGCAACGTCTCGCTCGGCCGCGAGCCGGACTGGCTCGACTACCTCGACCGCTATCCGGACGTGAAAGCCTACGTCCAATCGCAAGGCATTCCGCCGGAGCAGGGCGCGCGGGAGCACTGGGAAAACTTCGGCCAAAAGGAAGGCCGGGAACTGTTCCTGCAACGCCGCCTCGAAACGCTGCCCGCAGACGCTCCGCTCTATTACATGTTCCGCAATCTGCGGGTCGACGCGCTTCGATCCTTATGA
- a CDS encoding glycosyltransferase, with protein sequence MSVPDSSRPLGLPRRVLFLNDVGFQYGAGIAQARQIEALLALGLEVGALAWATGEIKLEHVATRPVDPQLWLGLREVNGLEGDKFLSDRAVIAGLQLEVARFNPSVVFVGNLHAARWTLQLLPALRALGCRVIAFVHDAYLYTGRCAYPGNCELYLTGCNDTCPTAEQYPKLAPPLIAPAWQLRRDVFGPAHDIEVVANSRWSERMFQAAIPQCPHVATVHLGADENVFRPGDRAAARRHLGLPDDKPVVLCAAVNFQEHRKGGPELREIIAALQGEATFAAFGHNAAEIPGLIGLGYHLQAHQLALIYQAADVYLGTATEEAFGQTLMEAQLCGVPVAAFRTGGVEEIVQHEVTGKLVRNRDIAETVVALRAMIADRGFREHAGTQARAHAVRHFGFTAHAHRWRDYFAPPCSSATVGDSPRSTR encoded by the coding sequence ATGTCCGTCCCCGACTCCTCCCGCCCTCTCGGCCTGCCCCGCCGCGTCCTCTTCCTCAACGACGTCGGCTTCCAATACGGCGCCGGCATTGCCCAAGCCCGTCAGATCGAGGCCCTGCTCGCGCTCGGCCTCGAGGTCGGCGCGCTCGCTTGGGCGACCGGCGAGATCAAACTCGAGCACGTTGCCACGCGCCCCGTCGATCCCCAGCTCTGGCTCGGCCTTCGCGAGGTCAACGGCCTCGAAGGCGACAAGTTCCTCTCCGACCGCGCCGTCATCGCCGGCCTGCAACTCGAGGTCGCCCGCTTCAACCCTTCCGTCGTTTTCGTCGGCAACCTTCATGCCGCCCGCTGGACGCTCCAACTCCTCCCCGCCCTGCGCGCGCTCGGCTGCCGCGTCATCGCGTTCGTCCACGACGCCTACCTCTACACCGGTCGCTGCGCCTATCCCGGCAACTGCGAACTCTACCTCACCGGCTGCAACGACACCTGCCCCACCGCCGAGCAGTATCCGAAACTCGCGCCCCCCCTCATCGCCCCGGCCTGGCAACTCCGCCGCGATGTCTTCGGCCCGGCCCATGACATCGAAGTCGTCGCCAACAGCCGATGGAGCGAGCGCATGTTTCAGGCCGCCATCCCGCAATGCCCGCACGTCGCCACCGTTCACCTCGGTGCCGACGAAAACGTCTTCCGCCCCGGCGATCGCGCGGCCGCCCGCCGCCACCTCGGCCTGCCCGACGACAAACCCGTCGTGCTCTGCGCCGCCGTGAACTTCCAAGAGCACCGCAAAGGCGGCCCCGAACTGCGCGAGATCATCGCCGCGCTCCAAGGCGAGGCGACCTTCGCCGCCTTCGGCCACAACGCCGCGGAAATTCCCGGCCTCATCGGTCTCGGCTACCATCTGCAGGCGCACCAACTCGCCCTCATCTATCAGGCCGCCGACGTCTACCTCGGCACCGCGACCGAAGAAGCCTTCGGCCAGACGCTCATGGAAGCCCAGCTCTGCGGCGTGCCGGTGGCGGCTTTTCGCACCGGCGGTGTCGAAGAGATCGTGCAACACGAGGTCACCGGGAAACTCGTCCGCAATCGCGACATCGCGGAAACCGTCGTCGCGCTCCGCGCGATGATCGCCGACCGCGGCTTTCGCGAACACGCCGGCACCCAGGCCCGCGCGCACGCGGTCCGGCACTTCGGCTTCACCGCACACGCCCACCGCTGGCGCGACTACTTCGCTCCGCCCTGCTCGTCCGCGACCGTCGGCGACAGCCCGCGCTCCACGCGATGA
- a CDS encoding glycosyltransferase family 39 protein — MIAFTLHASLLAGLSFVAARPLTRRWSERFLATLLLGWGNIVLTSLLLSAVKLLGHSGVFFGVSVSLAALTWLAVRRVSPLAPDPADSPADRRLVLAFAVTLAPLAIASLSVALTYEPNNYDSLTYHLPRAMFYLGQNSLAHFDTGNDRQTYFPFNYNLLQLFGLTYGPPRQVLTFFNLLSWAALGVALHRLCRLSRLSAHAALIAVWFALTATQILAQAASTTNDLPIAAGLTTFFVFAARWTQSRQRRDALLAGLAAGLTAGTKLTVVFFAPAAGLLLLLWAARQWRNGRRTVLGRTLRAWVLPTALALAFASPFAVINLAEKGQWMTKAYDYTLNRPLSLASAVQTAEGYLAQLCLEPLSRFDFEPKRTERLNAWAGHALFPHWNEAYAFSDFFLFPPDLTEDHVWFGFTGPAILLAALLCLVWPQRVPSATVWLAFLGLGWFATYFLLNRWSLYNQRYMVAALALMTPCLAILWDRGAPGTRSRRAARLLLGALALSSLWLAGAYLTQNTRRPFIPFWTARVAPAALPALPPRLADRLSAEPRINIQATDGNERIFLLMTPGEHQRFTSFARQMPDAYNVFSQWGLARKVAYVNMAQQSSYTLVKIPTKRTAGVEYLGTIGAGVEAQDYLGLPPRANERPSHSNDRQVLVVLSYAPHEPNRYQATRIQVVGLNPADQARLRVSVEYQDRTREILATLQTSGEASASITKPFRRFFIEADDDVSGRPIGAVSIPRLTREKPPEFGTPFEPTVIFRDQLVANDPLTYVRTTGLEAAEGPYPQWKLPLIRWARAPIVRLEVPADDDLVTLRLGFSLRSFSRERAAIALLHNGQLMKYYDLDDHNAWIDEALTLTPVAGRNVIEFRNIAVGSEPDWLDYLDRNPDVKEYVVAQKIPLEQGAREHYEAFGRKEHRALRFRHALEPAPVADSRYYIFRDLVVEGLREP; from the coding sequence ATGATCGCGTTCACCCTCCACGCTTCACTGCTGGCGGGACTTTCCTTCGTCGCCGCCCGTCCGCTCACGCGCCGCTGGAGCGAGCGCTTTCTCGCCACTCTGCTGCTGGGCTGGGGCAACATCGTCCTCACCTCGCTGCTGCTTTCCGCCGTCAAGCTGCTCGGGCACTCCGGCGTTTTTTTCGGAGTCTCGGTGAGCCTGGCCGCGCTGACCTGGCTGGCTGTTCGCCGCGTCTCTCCGCTCGCACCTGATCCCGCGGACTCGCCCGCGGATCGACGTCTCGTCCTCGCCTTCGCCGTCACTTTGGCCCCGCTCGCCATCGCCAGTCTCAGTGTCGCGCTTACCTACGAGCCGAACAACTACGACTCGCTCACCTATCACCTGCCGCGCGCGATGTTCTACCTCGGGCAGAACAGCCTGGCACACTTCGACACCGGCAACGACCGGCAGACTTACTTTCCGTTCAACTACAACCTGCTCCAGCTCTTCGGTCTGACCTACGGACCGCCGCGGCAGGTGCTCACGTTCTTCAATCTCCTCTCGTGGGCCGCCCTGGGTGTGGCACTCCATCGCCTCTGCCGCCTCTCGCGCCTCTCCGCGCATGCCGCCTTGATCGCCGTCTGGTTCGCCCTCACCGCCACGCAGATTCTCGCGCAGGCGGCGTCGACCACCAACGATCTCCCGATCGCCGCGGGACTCACGACCTTCTTCGTCTTTGCGGCACGCTGGACGCAATCGCGCCAGCGCCGCGACGCGCTCCTCGCCGGACTCGCCGCCGGGCTCACGGCCGGCACCAAACTGACCGTCGTCTTCTTCGCCCCTGCCGCCGGCCTGCTTCTCCTGCTTTGGGCCGCCCGCCAGTGGCGCAACGGCCGGCGCACCGTGCTCGGCCGCACCCTCCGCGCGTGGGTGCTGCCCACCGCGCTCGCCCTCGCGTTCGCGTCGCCCTTCGCCGTCATCAACCTCGCGGAAAAAGGCCAGTGGATGACGAAGGCCTACGACTACACCTTGAACCGTCCGCTCTCGCTCGCCTCCGCCGTGCAGACAGCCGAAGGATATCTCGCCCAGCTCTGCCTCGAACCGCTCAGTCGCTTCGATTTTGAACCGAAACGCACCGAACGCCTGAATGCGTGGGCCGGCCACGCGCTGTTCCCCCATTGGAACGAGGCCTACGCATTTTCCGACTTCTTCCTGTTCCCGCCCGATCTCACCGAGGATCACGTCTGGTTCGGTTTCACCGGCCCGGCGATCCTGCTCGCAGCGCTGCTCTGCCTCGTGTGGCCGCAGCGCGTTCCCTCCGCAACGGTCTGGTTGGCGTTTCTGGGGCTCGGCTGGTTCGCCACGTATTTCCTGCTCAACCGCTGGTCGCTCTACAACCAACGCTACATGGTGGCCGCCCTGGCGCTGATGACGCCGTGCCTTGCGATCCTGTGGGACCGCGGCGCGCCCGGCACGCGCAGCCGCCGGGCCGCCCGCCTCCTGCTCGGTGCACTGGCGCTCAGCAGCCTGTGGCTCGCTGGTGCCTATCTCACGCAGAACACCCGCCGCCCCTTCATCCCATTCTGGACAGCTCGCGTCGCCCCCGCGGCATTACCCGCACTCCCGCCACGCCTCGCCGACCGGCTGTCCGCCGAACCGCGCATCAATATCCAAGCGACCGACGGCAACGAGCGCATCTTCCTTCTGATGACCCCGGGCGAGCACCAGCGCTTCACATCGTTCGCGCGCCAGATGCCGGACGCCTACAACGTTTTCTCCCAATGGGGCCTCGCGCGCAAAGTCGCCTACGTGAACATGGCGCAGCAATCCTCCTATACTCTCGTCAAGATCCCGACCAAGCGCACGGCCGGAGTCGAATACCTCGGCACCATCGGCGCAGGCGTCGAAGCGCAGGATTACCTTGGGCTGCCCCCCCGCGCAAATGAACGGCCCTCCCATTCGAACGATCGGCAAGTGCTCGTCGTGTTGAGCTACGCGCCGCATGAGCCCAACCGCTATCAAGCCACTCGCATCCAAGTCGTCGGCCTCAATCCCGCCGATCAAGCCCGACTCCGCGTCAGCGTCGAATACCAGGATCGCACCCGCGAAATCCTCGCCACGCTCCAGACGTCCGGCGAAGCCTCCGCCTCGATCACGAAGCCCTTCCGCCGTTTTTTCATAGAAGCCGACGACGATGTCAGCGGCCGGCCCATCGGGGCCGTGAGCATCCCCCGCCTCACCCGCGAAAAGCCGCCGGAATTCGGCACTCCCTTCGAACCCACCGTCATCTTCCGAGACCAGCTCGTCGCCAACGACCCGCTCACTTACGTTCGCACCACCGGCCTCGAAGCCGCCGAGGGCCCCTATCCGCAGTGGAAACTCCCGCTCATCCGCTGGGCTCGCGCACCGATCGTCCGCCTGGAAGTTCCTGCCGACGACGATCTCGTCACGCTGCGGCTCGGCTTCAGTCTCAGGAGCTTCTCACGCGAACGCGCCGCCATCGCCCTGCTGCACAACGGTCAGCTCATGAAATACTACGATCTCGACGATCATAATGCCTGGATCGACGAGGCGCTGACTCTCACGCCGGTCGCCGGCCGCAACGTGATCGAGTTCCGTAACATCGCGGTCGGTTCGGAACCCGACTGGCTCGACTACCTCGACCGCAATCCCGATGTGAAGGAATACGTCGTCGCGCAAAAGATCCCGCTCGAGCAAGGCGCCCGCGAGCACTACGAAGCGTTCGGCCGGAAAGAGCACCGCGCGCTCCGCTTTCGCCATGCGCTCGAACCCGCGCCCGTCGCCGATTCGCGCTACTACATTTTCCGCGACCTGGTGGTGGAAGGCCTGCGCGAACCTTGA